In Iodobacter fluviatilis, one DNA window encodes the following:
- the tssK gene encoding type VI secretion system baseplate subunit TssK has protein sequence MGQIPEAICWSEGMQLLPQHFQQQSLRAEILAAQLVAAAQPYYWGVLNVEIDEAALISGTLRVLALEAILPDGLWLCIRPGVHPPLELNFQDLVTASPQHQLTLYLVVPPLYRAGELDASGRRYVSQDGKDIPDLVSKESPAVLTFWRPDLAILDEQHRADGVCLPLLRVEEGAGGFARKAYFAPQPRVLPESLLGKRIAALCTEIRGKCAFLAGRLRQALQDNNEGDSARIDRQLAALWARLPELQSALDSRVAHPLSLYLILNGVAGSVCALNPQAGVPAFRAFHYEELLACFDDVIGFIMKSVMRIKAGYGRSEFTLEKEGFVIRPPAVLRLGGQWVIGVQMPGGAGDDAARLWLDRAVIASLSQLETLQRQRMRGVLYRPLDRQEQVSYSVGDDTRLFSLYEFGEWFNPDEPLCIAVPAQNAAAEPLSIVLFFPEASDDIPVLNEADHD, from the coding sequence GTGGGGCAAATTCCGGAAGCCATTTGCTGGTCTGAGGGCATGCAGCTTTTGCCACAGCATTTTCAACAGCAGTCTTTGCGGGCCGAAATACTGGCGGCTCAGCTTGTTGCCGCAGCGCAGCCTTATTACTGGGGTGTGCTGAATGTGGAGATCGACGAAGCGGCTTTAATCAGCGGTACTTTACGTGTACTGGCGCTGGAAGCCATTCTGCCAGACGGGCTGTGGCTCTGTATCCGGCCTGGCGTACACCCGCCGCTGGAACTCAATTTTCAAGACCTTGTTACCGCATCGCCGCAGCATCAGCTCACGCTTTATCTGGTGGTGCCACCGCTTTATCGTGCGGGCGAATTAGATGCCAGCGGGCGGCGTTATGTGTCGCAAGATGGCAAGGATATCCCTGATTTAGTCAGCAAAGAGTCCCCCGCCGTACTGACTTTTTGGCGGCCTGATCTGGCGATTTTAGACGAGCAGCATCGCGCTGATGGTGTGTGTCTGCCGCTGCTCAGGGTAGAGGAAGGCGCGGGCGGCTTTGCCCGTAAGGCGTATTTTGCACCCCAGCCCAGGGTCTTGCCTGAATCCCTGCTGGGTAAACGCATTGCCGCGCTATGTACCGAGATTCGCGGTAAGTGTGCTTTCTTAGCCGGCCGGCTCAGGCAGGCACTGCAGGATAATAATGAGGGCGACAGCGCTAGAATTGACCGGCAGCTGGCCGCGCTCTGGGCTAGATTGCCCGAGCTGCAAAGCGCCTTGGATAGCCGGGTGGCGCATCCGCTTTCCCTCTATCTGATATTAAACGGCGTGGCGGGATCGGTCTGTGCCCTGAACCCGCAGGCGGGCGTGCCGGCTTTTCGGGCTTTTCATTACGAAGAATTACTCGCCTGCTTTGATGATGTAATTGGTTTCATTATGAAGTCGGTAATGCGGATTAAAGCAGGCTATGGCCGCAGCGAATTTACCTTAGAAAAAGAAGGCTTTGTGATCCGGCCTCCAGCGGTTTTACGCCTGGGCGGGCAGTGGGTGATTGGCGTGCAAATGCCGGGTGGTGCGGGCGACGATGCAGCGAGGTTATGGCTAGATAGGGCCGTGATTGCATCCTTGTCGCAGCTGGAAACCTTACAAAGGCAAAGAATGCGCGGCGTGCTTTACCGCCCGCTCGACAGGCAGGAGCAGGTGAGTTACAGCGTGGGTGACGATACCCGCTTGTTCAGTCTGTATGAATTTGGCGAGTGGTTTAATCCTGACGAGCCGCTTTGCATCGCAGTGCCAGCGCAAAATGCAGCAGCTGAGCCTTTAAGCATTGTCTTGTTTTTTCCTGAAGCAAGCGACGATATTCCGGTGCTGAATGAGGCGGATCATGACTGA
- a CDS encoding EAL domain-containing protein, with product MDQSFIRNLAPGSSDMTLTVAIIVMAYKLGLKVIAEGEETIEQRDLLIGAGCDSTQGCLFSKPVPPEKFELLIKTDLMS from the coding sequence ATTGATCAGTCTTTTATTCGCAATTTAGCACCCGGATCAAGTGATATGACATTAACTGTAGCGATTATTGTGATGGCGTATAAGCTGGGATTAAAAGTGATTGCGGAAGGGGAGGAAACCATTGAGCAGCGGGATCTGCTTATTGGAGCAGGCTGTGATTCTACACAGGGCTGTTTATTTTCTAAGCCTGTGCCCCCTGAGAAATTTGAGCTTTTGATTAAGACGGACTTAATGTCATAA
- a CDS encoding DUF3313 domain-containing protein yields the protein MKTNLIHALVLAVTLTVPAFASEEIQPENLFTVPLSAFKPSDKDASRRLYVQPGISLKDYNAVLIEPLYFMRHSEESNWQLLQGSEENKIAEYFHKKMTGELRKAGIAVVQEAGPGVAKMRVAITGLAQERPGIDVIDVLPAKAVINLARLAAGKEPYLMKIGNIAQLEDSQSGSLLAGSVNLRKSTKTVQKDEPMQLKTIEKLIDKWCHESADLLVHAMTISHSAKN from the coding sequence ATGAAAACCAATTTAATCCATGCTCTGGTATTAGCGGTGACTCTGACCGTGCCTGCTTTTGCTTCTGAAGAAATTCAGCCTGAAAATCTGTTTACTGTTCCTCTTTCCGCATTTAAACCCTCAGATAAAGATGCCTCCCGCCGTTTGTATGTGCAGCCGGGAATCAGCCTCAAAGATTACAATGCTGTGTTGATAGAGCCTTTGTATTTTATGAGGCATTCTGAAGAAAGTAATTGGCAGCTATTACAGGGGAGTGAAGAAAATAAAATAGCTGAATATTTCCACAAGAAAATGACCGGAGAGCTCCGTAAAGCTGGTATTGCTGTGGTTCAGGAGGCTGGCCCGGGTGTAGCTAAAATGCGGGTGGCCATAACAGGCTTGGCTCAGGAGCGCCCCGGCATTGACGTTATTGATGTTTTGCCCGCGAAAGCGGTGATTAATCTTGCTAGGCTGGCCGCAGGTAAAGAGCCTTATTTAATGAAAATTGGCAATATTGCTCAATTAGAAGATTCACAAAGTGGCAGCCTGCTTGCTGGCAGTGTGAATTTGCGTAAAAGTACAAAAACAGTACAGAAAGATGAGCCGATGCAGCTTAAAACGATAGAGAAATTGATTGATAAATGGTGCCATGAAAGTGCGGATTTATTAGTACATGCAATGACGATAAGCCACTCTGCTAAAAATTAA
- the tssA gene encoding type VI secretion system protein TssA translates to MSVEIKPGGLQGSLESLLQPISQDAPCGMSIRYEAEYDLLREAKREDDTSLPTGIWQAEVKRGDWATVEKLGRQILQSRSKDLTVAVWLGEAWMHRRGIEGLSAALSLLLGLCQRYWDTVHPLPQDGDMSYRTGPLAWGVHAYSTLLLSRMPLPVLDQRSDLDSFTLADWRTWQKNLGLDQGKNTSKTAVPLVEAAKKLEQKINDTIRAADVNLLRSAHGFVLHGLTQITGLVQECDQKMGHDAPTFQPLFLLMQEHEMILKEWLTMHPQPLPATPDLVLPAPAAERKPDPLPFLQPNSREEAYRQLQLIADYLARTEPHSPVPYLIYRSVEWGNKPLRDLLAELISSDAEARRLWSLLGVLP, encoded by the coding sequence ATGAGTGTAGAAATCAAACCTGGCGGTTTGCAGGGGAGTCTGGAGTCGCTGTTGCAGCCTATCTCGCAGGATGCACCCTGTGGTATGTCGATTCGCTATGAAGCCGAATACGATTTACTGCGCGAAGCCAAAAGGGAAGACGATACCAGCCTGCCAACCGGCATCTGGCAGGCCGAAGTAAAACGGGGCGACTGGGCCACAGTTGAAAAACTGGGCAGGCAAATTTTACAAAGCCGCAGCAAAGATCTGACCGTGGCGGTCTGGCTGGGCGAGGCCTGGATGCACCGGCGTGGTATTGAGGGCCTGAGCGCTGCACTGAGTTTATTGCTGGGCCTGTGTCAGCGCTATTGGGATACGGTGCATCCATTGCCGCAAGATGGCGATATGAGCTATCGCACGGGGCCACTGGCTTGGGGTGTGCATGCCTACAGTACCCTGCTCCTATCGCGTATGCCGCTACCTGTGCTGGATCAGCGCAGCGATTTAGACAGCTTTACGCTGGCAGACTGGCGCACATGGCAAAAAAATCTGGGTCTCGATCAGGGAAAAAACACCAGCAAAACCGCCGTGCCCCTTGTGGAAGCAGCTAAAAAGCTGGAGCAAAAAATCAACGATACCATTCGTGCCGCTGATGTAAATCTGCTGCGCAGCGCACACGGCTTTGTGCTGCATGGGCTGACGCAAATTACCGGTCTGGTGCAGGAATGCGATCAGAAAATGGGTCACGACGCGCCTACTTTTCAGCCCCTTTTTTTGCTGATGCAAGAGCATGAAATGATTTTAAAAGAGTGGCTGACTATGCACCCACAACCTTTGCCCGCTACGCCTGATCTGGTTTTACCCGCGCCTGCTGCAGAAAGAAAACCCGACCCGCTGCCTTTTTTGCAACCTAATAGTCGTGAAGAAGCCTACCGGCAATTGCAGCTGATCGCCGATTACCTCGCCCGTACCGAGCCCCACAGCCCCGTGCCCTATCTGATTTACCGCAGCGTGGAATGGGGCAACAAACCCCTCAGAGATTTACTGGCCGAGCTGATCTCCAGCGATGCAGAAGCAAGAAGGCTCTGGTCATTGCTGGGGGTGCTGCCTTGA
- the tssB gene encoding type VI secretion system contractile sheath small subunit: MSESTQHKLDRVRPPRVQITYDVEIGNAIEKKELPLVVGILSDLSGHPKEALPKLSERRFINIDRDNFIEVLESISPRLAIQVDNTIAGDGSKLNIELNFYEPKSLDDKNTAAKSSDFNHFDPISIVNKVAPLKKLFEARQRLRDLLGKLDGNDDLDKLLQDVVANTEGLKEIQSALPATPEPAPAAA, encoded by the coding sequence ATGTCAGAAAGCACCCAACACAAACTGGATCGCGTTCGCCCTCCACGCGTACAGATTACTTACGACGTTGAAATTGGTAACGCAATTGAGAAAAAAGAACTTCCGCTGGTGGTCGGCATTCTGTCTGACCTCTCCGGTCACCCTAAAGAAGCACTGCCCAAGCTGAGCGAGCGGCGCTTTATCAATATCGACAGAGATAACTTTATTGAGGTGCTCGAATCCATCAGCCCAAGGCTGGCCATTCAGGTGGACAACACCATTGCCGGGGATGGCAGCAAGCTCAATATCGAGCTGAATTTTTATGAGCCTAAAAGCTTAGACGATAAAAACACAGCGGCTAAATCAAGCGACTTCAATCATTTCGACCCGATCAGCATCGTGAATAAAGTAGCGCCGCTGAAAAAGCTGTTTGAAGCCCGCCAGCGTCTGCGTGATTTACTCGGCAAGCTCGATGGCAATGATGATCTGGATAAATTATTGCAAGACGTGGTTGCCAATACCGAGGGGCTAAAAGAAATTCAATCTGCCCTGCCTGCCACCCCAGAGCCTGCCCCCGCAGCTGCTTAA
- a CDS encoding type VI secretion protein, translating into MFSMFKPTIKLSSVSFSVASQANDDTPIPIDLVVVDDEELLKKLLALPAAQWFEQRAQLQRDFPLALYVWSKELVPGQRLDVTDAPVKGQRGSVVLVYAGYSSPGMHRLRLDQQKNVILYLDSQDVRWVSGE; encoded by the coding sequence ATGTTTTCTATGTTTAAGCCCACGATCAAATTGAGCAGCGTGTCATTTTCTGTGGCATCGCAGGCTAACGACGACACGCCCATCCCGATTGATCTGGTGGTGGTGGATGATGAAGAGCTGCTTAAAAAGTTACTCGCCCTGCCTGCTGCTCAGTGGTTTGAGCAGCGCGCCCAATTACAGCGTGATTTTCCGCTGGCGCTGTATGTGTGGAGCAAAGAGCTGGTACCAGGTCAAAGGCTGGACGTGACCGACGCGCCGGTAAAAGGCCAGCGCGGATCGGTCGTGCTGGTGTACGCAGGCTACAGCTCCCCCGGCATGCATCGGCTGAGGCTGGATCAGCAAAAAAATGTGATTTTGTATTTAGACAGCCAGGATGTGCGCTGGGTGAGTGGGGAGTGA
- the tssC gene encoding type VI secretion system contractile sheath large subunit — protein MPETQPAAAASGATATLGLLDKIIQDGRMALDESQKSHATDLLGEFATQVLDGVMKIDKDTVAMINQRIKDIDELISTQLNQIMHHEEVQKLEASWRGLHYLVMNTETGTRLKLRLMNVSRKDLQTDLEKAVEFDQSALFKQIYEEEYGTFGGHPFSVLVGDYKFGRHPQDIALLEKLSNVAAAAHAPFIAAADPKLFDMSSFADLGLPRDLAKLFESSELIKWQSFRASEDSRYVSLVLPHFLLRLPYGPDTLPTEGMNYVEDVDGTNAKKYLWGNASWALAQRITNAFSLYGWCAAIRGVEGGGAVAGLPSHTFATASGDKTLKCPTEVPITDRREKELNDLGFIALCHKKNTDLAVFFGGQTTNKPKTYNTPQANANASISGMLPYVLAASRFAHYIKVIMRDKIGSFMTRDNVQSYLNNWIADYVLINDNAPQEIKAQYPLREARVDVTEVAGKPGSYRATVFLRPHFQLEELTASIRLVAELPPPAA, from the coding sequence ATGCCAGAAACACAGCCAGCAGCAGCGGCAAGCGGAGCAACTGCCACTTTAGGTTTACTCGATAAAATCATTCAGGATGGCCGGATGGCGCTGGATGAAAGCCAGAAAAGCCATGCCACTGATTTGCTGGGCGAATTTGCCACGCAGGTACTCGATGGCGTGATGAAAATCGATAAAGATACGGTGGCCATGATTAACCAGCGTATCAAAGACATCGACGAGTTAATCAGCACCCAGCTTAATCAGATCATGCATCACGAAGAAGTACAAAAGCTGGAAGCCTCTTGGCGCGGCCTGCACTACCTTGTGATGAACACCGAAACCGGCACACGTCTTAAGCTGCGTCTGATGAATGTGTCGCGCAAAGATTTGCAAACCGATTTAGAAAAAGCGGTGGAATTTGATCAAAGCGCCCTGTTTAAACAAATTTACGAAGAAGAATACGGCACCTTTGGCGGCCACCCTTTCAGTGTCTTGGTAGGCGACTATAAATTTGGCCGTCATCCGCAGGATATTGCGCTTTTAGAAAAACTATCCAATGTAGCCGCTGCGGCGCACGCCCCTTTTATTGCCGCTGCCGACCCCAAACTATTTGATATGAGCAGCTTTGCCGATCTGGGCCTGCCACGAGATCTGGCTAAATTATTTGAAAGCAGCGAGCTGATCAAATGGCAAAGCTTCCGGGCCAGCGAAGATTCACGCTATGTATCGCTTGTGCTGCCACACTTCTTGCTGCGCCTGCCCTACGGCCCCGACACGCTGCCCACTGAAGGCATGAATTATGTGGAAGACGTAGATGGCACCAATGCCAAGAAATACCTCTGGGGTAATGCCTCATGGGCACTGGCACAACGCATTACCAACGCGTTTTCGCTGTATGGCTGGTGTGCCGCGATTCGCGGTGTAGAAGGCGGCGGCGCAGTAGCAGGCCTGCCATCGCATACTTTTGCCACCGCATCGGGCGACAAAACGCTGAAATGCCCTACCGAAGTGCCGATCACAGACCGGCGCGAAAAAGAGCTGAATGATCTGGGCTTTATTGCGCTTTGCCACAAAAAGAACACTGATCTGGCCGTGTTTTTTGGCGGGCAAACCACCAACAAACCCAAGACCTACAACACCCCGCAGGCCAACGCCAATGCCAGCATCTCCGGCATGTTGCCCTATGTGCTAGCCGCATCCCGTTTTGCTCACTACATCAAAGTGATCATGCGGGACAAAATCGGCAGCTTTATGACGCGTGACAATGTTCAAAGCTATCTGAACAACTGGATCGCCGATTACGTGCTGATCAACGACAACGCTCCGCAAGAAATCAAGGCGCAATACCCGCTGCGTGAAGCCCGTGTTGACGTCACCGAAGTCGCAGGCAAACCTGGCTCCTACCGCGCCACCGTCTTCCTGCGCCCACACTTTCAACTGGAAGAACTGACCGCATCCATCCGCCTAGTGGCCGAGCTGCCACCACCTGCGGCTTGA
- a CDS encoding type VI secretion system protein — MKLLIILLIIAAILLLWWLWRNKADRLGRGFIDAVRQMEKEAGIEGRYQVPWLLLLGDDQASSEQLCRAWQLKSVEKSAWFGRFYSSSDAVVLLPPHDIYQQADGALAALSAWRRLLGALLRVRGQRPLDAVIWAVSAKQLMNKDTPLDVTLCKQFQDAQQKLGQTLPVYWLLTGLQDVAGMSELIESLPDEAQDSILGWSSVLPLTAAYQREHLDAALTQMQRQLRDCICEIATLNSGVSDVLYLLPRQFDALRAALHALADAAFQSNAMGDAPVLRGLYCAASYAVQQEDADVFAPEPAVPDVPVFSSGLLRQRMAAERGLAQPIVRIMSLRQRWHRFARLATLAFCVLWFLAMAWVWQSERQDAMALSRALSSMSSGSAQTESDPNSQAALTLWRALLAAPRLDYESIAFPSSLFSNFDHALAEKIASLLQTEWFFAVQRRIHADLQALQAEGADSKKMGDDTASPETWPRYVAAQHLVQQARLVEQNVISYNRALRGGPDALSQLSELSNRLWDGDFRPERLPLRHKVEVILAHYAQWMGKPVQLQAAAKDTKQNFDALMQHWLSRLYADATFIETADSVQTQLTELQSAQHNSYADLSKLNQQITLLKQLIAATNSAWSSASGMDLVPGYSAMLNHAKGSAFIGKDAVSAIEEYAAKLRKAFKERWSNRDSSLTSRGEVGLKEDVLQLQSAISYLLQQNFVMEGHTAGHLQVSGGLREMSEARLAAALRIYQERQHYQTQNLSKVPDAYRAGLGGLASSSAAHAMWHTMDGQAVDDQGQRNVADSMEGLIRIAPEVNAALLDLGRADLSAELIKEMNERALTSLRQADGMLAELALYQPKQATFSWWDGKKNASFKGFKANNPLELQQYLNRQLEQLATVAINQGVVLEWLAAHPKGLPVKDMQTLLRWKGLAADLKKMKEKAPDSGPALLAQLISKDLNEMDASTCYGVLRQVELPAGPGYFFERAQKLVNMANERCMGLRAQNSAYAWQQLSGYFNQYLAGRFPFAANGNAPDADAERVGTLLRLIDAYLPAAQAGLEDNESPNRDAARLFLLGLQHSRDLLGPILLRGSAEQPQPLGLDIDVQWRSDKDKEQGADQVIEWGLMVGTQRMRFPLGERAKQRWLLGQPIVFSLRWAADSPQLPIEENTQPALMVLNQTAEWRYTGAWSLLHFLRHHQAPSGMVLQDEFSYPAMLFSLPLGGPAKPRAQMFARLGISAVGAKSLLPTQLIQALPLKAPASPFRQITLADSDKSLVAP, encoded by the coding sequence TTGAAACTGCTGATTATTTTGCTGATTATTGCGGCCATTTTGCTGCTGTGGTGGCTATGGCGTAATAAGGCCGATCGCCTTGGGCGAGGTTTTATCGATGCCGTGCGGCAGATGGAAAAAGAGGCGGGCATTGAGGGGCGCTATCAAGTGCCATGGCTGCTGTTGCTGGGCGATGATCAGGCCAGTAGTGAGCAGCTGTGCCGTGCTTGGCAACTGAAAAGTGTTGAGAAATCGGCTTGGTTCGGGCGCTTTTATTCCAGTAGTGATGCGGTAGTTTTATTGCCGCCGCACGATATTTATCAGCAGGCAGATGGTGCGCTGGCGGCTTTATCGGCATGGCGGCGTTTGCTGGGCGCCTTGCTCAGGGTGCGCGGGCAAAGGCCGTTGGATGCGGTGATCTGGGCGGTATCAGCCAAGCAACTGATGAATAAAGACACCCCGCTGGATGTGACGCTTTGTAAGCAATTTCAGGATGCACAGCAAAAACTGGGGCAAACGCTGCCCGTCTACTGGCTGCTTACCGGCTTGCAGGATGTGGCGGGGATGAGCGAGCTGATTGAGTCTTTACCTGATGAGGCGCAAGACAGCATTTTGGGCTGGTCTTCCGTATTACCGCTGACAGCGGCCTATCAGCGCGAGCATTTAGATGCTGCGCTGACGCAAATGCAAAGGCAGCTGAGAGATTGCATCTGCGAGATCGCCACCTTAAATAGTGGCGTAAGCGATGTGCTCTACTTGTTGCCAAGGCAATTTGATGCGCTGCGCGCTGCTTTACATGCCTTGGCAGACGCTGCTTTTCAGAGCAATGCCATGGGCGATGCCCCTGTTTTACGCGGGCTATATTGCGCGGCAAGTTATGCGGTTCAGCAGGAAGACGCCGATGTTTTTGCGCCTGAGCCCGCAGTGCCGGATGTCCCCGTATTTAGCTCCGGCCTGCTGCGGCAGCGGATGGCCGCTGAGCGCGGTTTGGCGCAACCCATTGTGCGGATTATGTCGCTGCGTCAGCGCTGGCATCGTTTTGCTAGGCTGGCCACCTTGGCTTTTTGTGTGCTGTGGTTTTTGGCTATGGCTTGGGTATGGCAGTCAGAGCGGCAGGATGCCATGGCTTTGAGCCGGGCTTTAAGCTCAATGAGCAGCGGATCGGCGCAAACCGAATCCGATCCAAACAGCCAAGCAGCGCTGACTTTATGGCGGGCACTCCTTGCTGCGCCGCGCCTTGATTATGAAAGCATTGCTTTTCCAAGCTCTTTGTTTTCAAACTTTGACCACGCCTTGGCTGAAAAAATAGCCAGCTTATTGCAGACAGAATGGTTTTTTGCGGTACAGCGGCGAATTCATGCGGATTTACAGGCTTTACAAGCTGAGGGCGCAGATAGCAAAAAAATGGGCGACGATACCGCTAGCCCGGAAACATGGCCACGCTATGTGGCGGCGCAGCATTTAGTCCAGCAGGCTAGGTTGGTGGAGCAAAATGTCATTTCGTATAACCGCGCCCTGCGTGGCGGGCCAGATGCGCTCAGCCAGCTAAGTGAGCTGTCTAACCGGCTGTGGGACGGCGATTTTCGCCCTGAACGCCTACCACTGCGCCATAAAGTAGAAGTTATTCTTGCTCATTACGCCCAGTGGATGGGTAAGCCGGTACAGCTGCAAGCTGCGGCGAAAGATACAAAGCAAAATTTTGATGCCTTAATGCAGCACTGGCTGAGCCGCCTGTATGCAGATGCCACGTTTATTGAAACCGCTGACAGTGTGCAAACCCAGCTTACCGAGCTGCAAAGCGCTCAGCACAATAGTTATGCCGATTTAAGCAAGTTAAACCAGCAAATTACCCTGCTTAAGCAGCTGATTGCCGCCACAAACAGTGCATGGAGCAGCGCATCAGGCATGGATTTAGTGCCAGGCTATTCGGCCATGCTGAATCATGCCAAGGGCAGTGCTTTTATAGGTAAAGACGCTGTTTCTGCTATCGAAGAGTACGCGGCTAAGCTGAGAAAAGCATTTAAAGAGCGCTGGTCAAATCGTGACTCTTCGCTCACCTCGCGCGGGGAAGTGGGCTTAAAAGAAGATGTATTGCAATTGCAATCGGCCATCAGTTATTTGTTGCAGCAAAACTTTGTGATGGAGGGGCATACGGCAGGGCATTTGCAAGTGAGTGGTGGCCTGCGGGAAATGAGCGAGGCAAGGCTGGCTGCCGCTTTACGGATTTATCAGGAGCGCCAGCATTACCAGACCCAAAACCTGAGCAAAGTGCCTGATGCTTATCGTGCGGGCCTTGGCGGTTTGGCCAGCAGCAGTGCCGCTCATGCCATGTGGCATACCATGGACGGGCAGGCGGTGGATGATCAGGGGCAAAGAAATGTGGCAGACAGCATGGAAGGGCTGATCCGGATCGCCCCTGAAGTCAATGCGGCACTGCTGGATTTGGGTCGTGCTGATTTATCGGCTGAATTGATTAAAGAAATGAACGAGCGTGCGCTGACCTCCTTACGCCAGGCCGATGGCATGCTGGCGGAGTTAGCGCTTTATCAGCCTAAGCAAGCCACTTTTTCATGGTGGGATGGCAAGAAAAATGCCAGTTTTAAAGGTTTTAAAGCAAATAACCCACTGGAATTGCAACAGTATCTCAACCGGCAGCTGGAGCAGCTGGCCACTGTAGCGATCAATCAGGGCGTTGTGTTGGAATGGCTGGCAGCGCATCCCAAGGGGCTGCCGGTCAAAGATATGCAAACCCTTTTACGCTGGAAAGGGCTGGCGGCTGATCTGAAAAAAATGAAAGAAAAAGCGCCAGACAGTGGCCCAGCTTTATTAGCACAGTTGATCAGCAAAGATTTAAATGAAATGGATGCCAGCACCTGCTATGGCGTGCTGCGGCAGGTGGAGCTGCCCGCAGGGCCAGGCTACTTTTTTGAACGGGCGCAAAAGCTGGTCAATATGGCTAATGAGCGCTGCATGGGGCTAAGGGCACAAAACAGCGCCTATGCATGGCAGCAGTTATCAGGCTATTTTAATCAATATCTGGCTGGGCGTTTCCCCTTTGCCGCCAATGGCAATGCGCCGGATGCGGATGCCGAGCGGGTAGGCACACTACTGCGTTTAATTGATGCGTATTTGCCTGCCGCCCAAGCTGGGCTTGAAGATAATGAATCGCCTAACCGGGATGCTGCTCGATTATTTTTACTGGGGTTGCAGCACAGCCGCGATCTGCTCGGTCCTATTTTATTACGGGGCAGCGCCGAGCAGCCTCAGCCACTGGGCTTGGATATTGATGTGCAGTGGCGTAGTGATAAAGATAAAGAGCAGGGTGCAGATCAGGTGATCGAATGGGGCCTGATGGTGGGTACGCAGCGCATGCGCTTTCCGTTGGGGGAGCGGGCCAAACAGCGCTGGTTGCTGGGCCAGCCCATTGTGTTTTCACTACGCTGGGCGGCTGATTCCCCGCAACTGCCCATCGAAGAAAACACGCAGCCTGCCTTAATGGTACTCAATCAAACTGCCGAATGGCGCTATACCGGTGCATGGTCTTTGCTGCATTTTCTGCGCCATCATCAGGCCCCTTCTGGCATGGTTTTGCAGGATGAGTTCAGCTATCCCGCAATGCTTTTCAGCCTGCCACTGGGTGGCCCGGCTAAGCCACGGGCACAAATGTTTGCCCGTTTGGGCATCAGCGCGGTGGGGGCAAAGTCATTGCTGCCAACGCAGCTGATTCAGGCCTTGCCCCTTAAAGCGCCGGCTTCGCCTTTTAGACAAATTACCCTAGCAGATTCAGATAAATCATTGGTGGCACCATGA
- a CDS encoding DotU/TssL family secretion system protein, which produces MTDFARQQAALPLKQAFCQVWEEWLLLSPSLLSSAEPVDKLLLRVAEETSVLARRVYRMVMTQAGAANKMHAQAVQYAFVALVDEVLLFTEWSGQTAWQTTPLEFRLFNTRTSGETLPDEIEHLIERQDSSERDLAAVYLMTLVLGFRGRLRREPALFEAWCTSLFAQIYQREPDVALLGKVLSGHSVTQPLQLIERKMLPDGYRLALMLAFLLLLMFGVSHLFWRDIYSQIDVTHPPLSEVKP; this is translated from the coding sequence ATGACTGATTTTGCACGCCAGCAGGCCGCTTTACCTTTGAAGCAGGCTTTTTGCCAAGTTTGGGAAGAATGGTTGCTCTTGTCCCCCAGTTTATTGAGCAGCGCCGAGCCCGTGGACAAACTCTTGCTGCGTGTGGCAGAGGAAACCAGCGTATTAGCGCGGCGGGTTTATCGCATGGTAATGACGCAGGCGGGGGCGGCCAACAAAATGCATGCTCAGGCGGTGCAATATGCTTTTGTTGCCCTAGTCGACGAAGTGCTGTTGTTTACCGAATGGAGTGGCCAGACCGCATGGCAAACCACCCCATTGGAGTTTCGTCTGTTTAATACCCGTACTTCGGGTGAAACCTTGCCTGATGAAATTGAACATTTAATTGAGCGCCAGGATTCAAGCGAGCGTGATCTGGCTGCGGTGTATCTGATGACGCTGGTGCTGGGGTTTCGCGGGCGCTTGCGGCGGGAGCCCGCACTGTTTGAGGCTTGGTGTACTTCGCTGTTTGCACAGATTTACCAGAGAGAGCCCGATGTAGCGCTGCTGGGCAAGGTATTAAGCGGCCATAGCGTAACGCAGCCTTTGCAGCTGATCGAGCGAAAAATGCTGCCCGATGGCTATCGCCTGGCGCTGATGCTGGCTTTTTTATTGCTGCTGATGTTTGGGGTGAGCCATTTATTCTGGCGGGATATTTATTCGCAAATTGATGTAACACATCCGCCGCTCAGCGAGGTCAAGCCATGA